Proteins found in one Quercus robur chromosome 2, dhQueRobu3.1, whole genome shotgun sequence genomic segment:
- the LOC126699185 gene encoding uncharacterized protein LOC126699185, with product MEQDLIEGLKHMQLTKEEEVHISVFGEGRSELLEECALSLMGRLLTDRKQNQRALKNTLCLAWKVGPDLRIVEVGNDIYQFKFSNEHQLKWVESNGPWNFKNNLLLLQRWKRGLTANNIIFTHSPFWLQVWGLPFDMMSEKTGRDIGNSIGKFVMANSRSWSSD from the coding sequence ATGGAACAAGATCTAATAGAAGGTTTAAAGCACATGCAGTTAACCAAGGAAGAAGAAGTCCACATCTCAGTATTTGGGGAAGGCAGATCTGAGCTATTAGAAGAATGTGCTCTTAGTCTGATGGGGCGTTTGTTGACAGACAGGAAGCAGAACCAGCGAGCCTTGAAGAATACACTATGCTTGGCTTGGAAAGTGGGGCCAGATCTAAGGATTGTAGAGGTTGGAAATGACATCTACCAGTTCAAGTTTTCAAATGAGCACCAACTGAAATGGGTGGAATCAAACGGCCCAtggaatttcaaaaataatctCCTTCTACTTCAAAGATGGAAAAGGGGTTTGACTGCTAATAACATCATCTTCACCCACTCACCATTCTGGCTACAGGTATGGGGTCTTCCTTTTGATATGATGTCTGAGAAAACTGGAAGAGATATAGGAAATAGTATTGGAAAGTTTGTGATGGCAAATTCTAGATCATGGTCTTCAGACTAA